One Verrucomicrobiaceae bacterium genomic window carries:
- the tsaB gene encoding tRNA (adenosine(37)-N6)-threonylcarbamoyltransferase complex dimerization subunit type 1 TsaB — protein sequence MMMSHASPPVLLALDLSTAHGSIAVVNGAGDQLFEATFQSERSHNAQVFAPLRQALTAAGTALSHIVIGIGPGSYTGVRIAIAAAQGIALSRGIPCIGWSSLTAPHFPPPQDYHILGDARRQSYYLARVQNGRLQPGIETLSADAARARVLAAPQATWLTFDAKIPLDLPCIQLARPDAAQLARNILALTENERQHLSTAPLLPHYLAEAFITIAKKPIPRGP from the coding sequence ATGATGATGAGCCACGCCTCGCCCCCCGTCCTCCTCGCGCTCGATCTCTCCACCGCGCACGGCAGTATCGCCGTCGTCAACGGGGCAGGGGACCAGCTCTTTGAGGCCACCTTTCAGTCCGAGCGCTCGCACAATGCCCAGGTCTTCGCCCCACTGCGCCAGGCCCTCACGGCCGCAGGCACCGCCCTCAGCCACATCGTTATCGGCATCGGCCCTGGCTCCTACACCGGCGTACGCATCGCCATCGCCGCCGCACAGGGCATCGCCCTCTCGCGTGGCATCCCCTGCATCGGTTGGTCCTCCCTCACCGCTCCACACTTTCCTCCACCGCAAGACTACCACATCCTCGGCGATGCACGGCGGCAGAGCTACTACCTCGCCCGCGTGCAAAACGGGCGGTTACAGCCCGGCATCGAAACCCTCAGTGCTGATGCCGCCCGCGCCCGTGTCCTGGCCGCTCCCCAGGCCACCTGGCTCACCTTTGATGCCAAAATCCCGCTCGATCTACCCTGCATCCAACTCGCACGCCCAGACGCTGCCCAGCTCGCACGCAACATCCTCGCCCTCACGGAAAATGAGCGCCAGCACCTCAGCACCGCGCCACTGCTGCCACATTATCTCGCAGAGGCCTTCATCACCATCGCCAAAAAGCCGATTCCCCGAGGCCCCTGA
- a CDS encoding type II toxin-antitoxin system prevent-host-death family antitoxin, translated as MTAITSSKLRKNLAQTLTRVRENREAVVIEHGDHGSVVMIPLEEYESMNETEYLLRNPANASRLLESVAQLKAGRGKVREIDLEA; from the coding sequence ATGACTGCGATCACCAGTTCCAAGCTCCGCAAGAACCTCGCTCAAACTCTCACGCGAGTTCGTGAGAACCGAGAAGCTGTCGTCATCGAGCATGGAGACCATGGCAGCGTGGTCATGATCCCGCTGGAAGAGTATGAGTCGATGAACGAGACCGAATACCTCCTGCGCAACCCGGCAAATGCCAGCCGCTTGCTCGAATCGGTGGCGCAACTCAAAGCGGGGCGGGGCAAAGTCCGTGAAATCGACCTCGAAGCATGA
- a CDS encoding Gfo/Idh/MocA family oxidoreductase: MTSPFRIGVAGVGAIGKNHARLMADIAAKSGGTVAFTAIYDADPARAAEFAAQYGTHAASDIGDFAQRVDAASVAVPTVFHRRVAEPLMQAGIHVMVEKPISESYAEAQALIELAKAKSVILQVGHIERFNPVLLQLEQRMDNPKFIEAHRLSPFPNRSIDIGVVLDLMIHDIEIVLHLVKSPLIQVDAVGIPVLTKREDIANARMKFANGCIANITASRISPEKMRKIRVFQSDSYLSLDYQEQSGWIYRKDGMQIVREAVEVEKDEPLKLELASFVECARQGRRPVVTGQEGAEAVRIALEITDQIEQNAKLGTA; this comes from the coding sequence ATGACATCCCCCTTTCGCATCGGAGTCGCCGGAGTCGGCGCCATTGGAAAAAATCACGCACGCCTCATGGCGGACATCGCCGCGAAGAGCGGTGGTACGGTCGCTTTCACGGCGATTTATGATGCTGACCCAGCGCGGGCGGCGGAGTTCGCGGCGCAATACGGCACGCATGCGGCCAGCGACATCGGTGACTTCGCCCAGCGGGTGGATGCGGCCAGCGTGGCGGTGCCGACGGTGTTTCACCGCAGGGTGGCCGAGCCGCTCATGCAGGCTGGTATTCACGTCATGGTGGAAAAACCCATCAGCGAGTCCTACGCCGAGGCGCAGGCCCTCATCGAGCTAGCGAAAGCGAAAAGCGTCATTTTGCAGGTGGGGCACATCGAGCGCTTCAATCCGGTGCTGCTGCAACTGGAGCAGCGCATGGACAATCCGAAGTTCATCGAGGCGCATCGCCTTTCGCCCTTCCCGAATCGCAGCATCGACATCGGTGTCGTCTTGGACCTCATGATCCACGACATCGAGATCGTGCTGCATCTAGTGAAGTCGCCACTCATTCAGGTGGATGCAGTCGGTATCCCCGTTTTGACAAAGCGTGAAGACATCGCCAATGCGCGGATGAAATTCGCCAACGGCTGCATCGCCAACATCACCGCCAGCCGCATCTCACCCGAGAAGATGCGTAAAATCCGCGTCTTCCAGAGTGATAGCTACCTCAGCCTCGACTACCAGGAGCAGAGCGGCTGGATTTACCGCAAAGATGGCATGCAGATCGTGCGCGAGGCCGTGGAGGTGGAAAAAGACGAGCCACTGAAGCTCGAGCTCGCTTCCTTCGTCGAATGTGCCCGCCAGGGCCGCCGCCCCGTCGTCACTGGACAGGAGGGCGCAGAGGCGGTGCGCATCGCACTGGAGATCACGGACCAGATCGAGCAAAATGCGAAGCTAGGTACTGCATAA
- a CDS encoding serine/threonine protein kinase produces the protein MAHDPQPAHTPPFDVPSVGEMSALLPQYEFEKLAAFGGMGAVYKARQASLDRPVAVKILPPAYGEDHAFAERFKSEARAMARLNHTHIVAVYDFGITSEGHFYLVMEWVQGPTLHELIQKGSIPVKKVAALMMQLCDALQFAHSHKILHRDIKPGNLMVNEENQLKVADFGLARPLTGEAEENPLGTPDYAAPEIMGGASVDQRTDIFAAGIVLYEMLTGRVPGKPHRSVTEFSPVPARWDDIIAKATAPDPAQRYPDALEFRAHIAAALNQAAAAATGSLNAVPVAEPVSNSSSPLPKLAFIASIVLAAAFFILMPKTELEPKTAPITEKAEKAEKTEKQKLPRPTTKSP, from the coding sequence ATGGCCCACGATCCCCAGCCTGCACACACGCCCCCTTTTGACGTTCCCAGCGTCGGGGAGATGTCTGCGCTGCTGCCTCAGTATGAATTTGAAAAGCTCGCGGCCTTTGGCGGCATGGGGGCGGTGTATAAGGCACGGCAGGCCAGCCTCGACCGGCCTGTCGCCGTCAAAATCCTGCCCCCCGCCTACGGTGAGGATCACGCCTTTGCAGAGCGCTTCAAAAGTGAGGCACGGGCCATGGCACGGCTCAATCACACCCACATCGTCGCCGTCTATGACTTCGGCATCACCAGTGAGGGCCACTTTTACCTCGTCATGGAGTGGGTCCAGGGCCCCACGCTGCATGAGCTGATCCAAAAAGGCAGCATCCCGGTCAAAAAAGTAGCCGCACTCATGATGCAGCTCTGTGATGCCCTGCAGTTCGCCCACAGCCATAAAATCCTCCACCGCGACATCAAGCCCGGCAACCTCATGGTCAATGAGGAGAACCAGCTCAAAGTCGCCGACTTCGGGCTCGCACGCCCACTCACCGGCGAGGCAGAGGAAAACCCACTCGGCACCCCAGATTACGCCGCGCCAGAAATCATGGGCGGCGCCTCCGTCGATCAGCGCACGGACATCTTTGCCGCAGGCATCGTCCTCTACGAAATGCTCACCGGTCGCGTGCCAGGAAAGCCGCACCGCAGTGTGACCGAGTTCTCCCCCGTCCCTGCACGGTGGGATGACATCATCGCCAAAGCCACCGCCCCAGATCCGGCCCAGCGCTACCCCGACGCACTCGAATTCCGCGCCCACATCGCCGCCGCACTCAATCAGGCCGCCGCAGCAGCCACAGGATCGCTCAACGCCGTGCCGGTCGCAGAGCCGGTCTCGAATTCCAGCTCCCCATTGCCGAAGCTGGCCTTCATCGCATCCATCGTACTCGCAGCCGCTTTCTTCATCCTTATGCCCAAAACGGAGTTGGAGCCCAAAACCGCCCCCATCACCGAAAAGGCCGAAAAAGCCGAAAAAACTGAAAAGCAGAAGCTCCCGCGCCCGACGACGAAAAGCCCGTAA
- a CDS encoding sugar ABC transporter ATP-binding protein: MLRMLLAAHCITKTFPGVTALKDVSFDLRVGEIHALCGENGAGKSTLIKLLSGIHPHGSYEGRFEVNGREAQFTGIADAAQAGISVIYQELALVEEMTVAENIFLGCEPRRWGGLIDWPRIHQEARELLQRFKVALDPAARVSSLGVGQKQLVEIVKALAKNSRILILDEPTAALAEHEVRILLEILRDLRQRGIACIYISHKLDEVFSIADRITVLRDGSTVGTQNASESNKAAIIRQMVGREISDLFPRRSSQAGETLLSVKNLTVAENDREAPRLHDIGFELKAGEVLGIGGLMGAGRTELLMHLFGAWGRRVSGSVRLAGCDLERHTPEQSIQHGMVLASEDRRRYGLILEHEIGFNLSLSSLKSITSAGFIQRSREAKRNQAIFSDLRIKATGLGATAGRLSGGNQQKIVLGKALLTQPRIILLDEPTRGIDVGAKLEIYEIINRLTAEGKAVLLVSSELPELLGMSDRILMLREGRIGGEFSRQEATQEKLMHAAMVA; the protein is encoded by the coding sequence ATGCTCCGCATGCTTCTCGCCGCTCACTGCATCACCAAGACCTTTCCTGGCGTCACCGCCCTGAAGGATGTGTCGTTTGATCTACGCGTGGGGGAAATCCATGCGCTGTGCGGTGAGAATGGCGCGGGGAAAAGCACGCTCATCAAGCTGCTCTCTGGCATTCACCCACATGGCAGCTATGAGGGGCGATTCGAGGTGAATGGCCGCGAGGCGCAGTTCACCGGCATTGCCGATGCAGCGCAGGCGGGTATTTCGGTCATCTACCAAGAACTCGCGCTGGTGGAGGAGATGACCGTGGCAGAAAACATCTTCCTCGGCTGTGAACCGCGCCGCTGGGGCGGCCTGATCGACTGGCCACGCATTCACCAGGAGGCTCGTGAGCTCCTCCAGCGCTTCAAGGTGGCCCTCGATCCCGCTGCACGCGTCTCCAGCCTCGGTGTCGGGCAAAAGCAGCTCGTCGAAATCGTCAAAGCTTTGGCAAAAAACAGCCGCATCCTCATTCTGGACGAGCCGACCGCCGCACTGGCCGAGCATGAGGTGCGCATCTTGCTGGAGATCCTGCGTGACTTGCGCCAGCGCGGCATCGCCTGCATTTACATCTCCCACAAGCTGGATGAGGTATTCAGCATCGCTGACCGCATCACTGTATTGCGAGACGGCAGCACGGTAGGCACTCAAAATGCCTCCGAGTCGAATAAGGCCGCCATCATCCGCCAGATGGTCGGACGTGAAATCAGCGATCTTTTCCCGCGCCGCTCATCCCAGGCTGGAGAGACGCTGCTGAGCGTCAAAAACCTCACTGTGGCTGAAAATGACCGAGAGGCACCGCGTCTGCACGACATCGGCTTTGAGCTCAAAGCGGGTGAAGTGCTCGGAATCGGCGGTCTGATGGGCGCAGGCCGCACGGAGCTGCTGATGCACCTTTTTGGTGCCTGGGGCCGCCGCGTGAGCGGAAGCGTGCGCCTGGCAGGCTGCGACCTGGAGCGCCACACACCCGAGCAGAGCATCCAGCACGGCATGGTGCTCGCTAGCGAGGATCGGCGGCGATATGGGCTGATCTTGGAGCATGAGATTGGCTTCAATCTGTCACTCTCTTCTTTAAAGAGCATCACCAGCGCGGGTTTCATCCAGCGGAGCCGCGAAGCGAAGCGCAATCAGGCCATCTTCAGCGACCTACGCATCAAAGCCACTGGCCTAGGTGCCACTGCTGGCCGTCTCAGCGGCGGGAACCAACAAAAAATCGTTCTCGGCAAAGCACTACTCACACAGCCGCGCATTATTTTGCTCGATGAGCCCACACGCGGCATCGACGTGGGCGCGAAGCTGGAAATCTATGAGATCATCAATCGACTCACCGCCGAGGGAAAGGCCGTGCTCCTCGTCTCAAGCGAGCTGCCCGAGCTCCTAGGGATGAGCGACCGCATCCTCATGCTCCGAGAGGGCCGCATCGGTGGTGAATTCTCCCGGCAAGAGGCCACTCAGGAAAAACTCATGCACGCAGCGATGGTGGCTTAA
- a CDS encoding SAM-dependent methyltransferase, producing MELALYDQQEGYYGAGPPRIGRGGDFFTSVSTGPLFGRLLAMLARQRWERCGRPADFMLVEQGAHDGQLAEDILAALDIPGACYGIVEPNPRYREVQRKRLGERVRWLDGLSQVPQASFLLSNELPDAFPVHVLRWVAGEWLELQVNEALEWVPCPVVEAELAAEVARLPQDVEEGHTVEVSLEALRWLRALAAVRPAGGILIADYGLDAEEIALRPAGTLRRYHAHQTDERVLENLGRCDLTAHVHFTRLIEEAQALGLRVADYDLQGRFLTRLAAPWLREQEGRRMDAATLRQFQSLTHPALMGRSFRCLLLECA from the coding sequence ATGGAGCTGGCGCTGTATGATCAGCAGGAGGGTTATTATGGGGCGGGGCCGCCACGCATCGGGCGTGGGGGGGATTTTTTTACCAGTGTGAGCACGGGGCCGTTGTTTGGGCGTTTGTTGGCTATGCTGGCGCGGCAGCGGTGGGAGCGCTGCGGGAGGCCAGCGGATTTTATGCTGGTGGAGCAGGGGGCGCATGATGGACAGTTGGCGGAGGATATTCTGGCGGCGCTGGACATCCCTGGGGCGTGCTATGGGATCGTGGAGCCGAATCCGCGCTACCGGGAGGTGCAGCGAAAGCGGTTGGGGGAGCGGGTGCGGTGGCTGGATGGGCTTTCGCAGGTGCCGCAGGCGTCGTTTTTGCTATCGAATGAGCTGCCAGATGCTTTTCCGGTGCATGTGCTGCGCTGGGTGGCCGGGGAGTGGCTGGAGCTACAGGTGAATGAGGCGCTGGAGTGGGTGCCATGCCCCGTGGTGGAGGCTGAGCTGGCGGCGGAGGTGGCGCGGCTGCCGCAGGATGTGGAGGAGGGACATACGGTGGAAGTCTCTCTGGAGGCACTGCGCTGGCTGCGAGCACTGGCTGCGGTGCGGCCGGCGGGAGGCATCTTGATCGCTGATTATGGACTGGATGCGGAGGAGATCGCGCTGCGACCAGCGGGCACGCTGCGGCGCTACCATGCACATCAGACGGATGAGCGGGTGCTGGAGAATCTTGGGCGCTGCGATTTGACGGCGCATGTGCATTTCACCCGCTTGATCGAGGAGGCGCAGGCACTGGGACTGCGGGTGGCGGATTATGATCTGCAAGGCCGTTTTTTGACGCGGTTAGCCGCGCCGTGGCTACGGGAGCAAGAGGGCCGCAGGATGGATGCGGCGACGCTGCGGCAGTTTCAGTCGCTCACGCATCCTGCGCTGATGGGGCGCTCTTTCCGCTGCCTGCTGCTGGAGTGTGCGTAA
- a CDS encoding CehA/McbA family metallohydrolase has protein sequence MMKCLLLLPLLLVSRLSAAEVFEAALGRESELPGGKEADGIRGDFVLRSDKVEAVISHNAPNRRANMSTFYGEDGVTPGALYDITLRGQNNDQLVIYSPCGHGQVSYVRVANVKEDGAAAVESVTTAAKNGGVFKRHEYRVKDGVQGIFITTVLRNETDKPQQTSTKDDFTRFDSTGTAAGGIRWSDAINPAHHCGYAFATLSVSGVEKLADTVEIPAGKEVVITRFFAVGTSPAQAVGEVLAVKGEKTGEVKGQIVGTDGKGISTATIHVPLGKSSVAAYADAEGYYSFKMPLGAAELKIDDLGRPQAVVSFSVAEGSIQPPKLTLPNAARIRFEISDEAGAAIPCKAHFTPLDAAAPKLDLGPKHRAHGCVDQYHSENGRFTQQLPPGKYRVVVVRGPEYGHLIQEVTLEAAKEHVFKGTLKRLVNTKGWISADFHNHSTPSGDNVCYTDGRLINIAAEHLEFAPTTEHNRLYDWEPTIKALGLEKHIKTVKGMELTGSRQHFNAFPFEPDALKQDGGAPVWNDDPRITALTLRRWQGERADRWIQFNHPDLSNMFIDRDSDGIADGGFIGVGAMIDGSESQNGPGTDILAEAPYRLSRPAGSIATKVSTVREFIWRQLLNQGLRVTAVGVADAHSVYGNGVGCWRCYLPSRSDEPQQIDWAELSPHAKAGHIVLSTGPFLEVTTQNGKIAGDDDRATGGTELHVRVQCTDWMDIDRVQVLVNARPDPKLNFTRATHAAMFKDGVVKFDEKIHIPLQKDAHLIVVAIDEDGNEEIGFGTSDYAKMRPCAYNNPIYIDVDGGGFTPNGDTLGFDLPAGRIDVDKAKALLSRLEK, from the coding sequence ATGATGAAATGTCTCTTGCTCCTCCCGCTGCTGCTTGTCAGCAGGCTCTCTGCTGCTGAAGTTTTTGAGGCGGCGCTTGGTCGTGAATCGGAGCTGCCTGGTGGCAAGGAGGCGGATGGTATCCGTGGCGATTTCGTGCTGCGCAGTGATAAGGTGGAGGCTGTGATCTCGCACAATGCGCCGAATCGCCGGGCGAATATGAGCACTTTTTATGGTGAGGACGGGGTCACGCCTGGTGCGCTTTATGACATCACGCTGCGTGGGCAGAACAATGATCAACTGGTGATTTACAGCCCCTGCGGGCATGGGCAGGTGAGTTATGTGCGTGTGGCGAATGTGAAGGAAGACGGTGCTGCGGCGGTGGAGTCGGTGACGACGGCGGCGAAGAATGGCGGCGTCTTCAAAAGGCATGAGTACCGCGTCAAAGATGGCGTGCAGGGCATCTTCATCACCACGGTGCTGCGCAATGAGACGGATAAGCCGCAGCAAACGAGCACGAAGGATGACTTTACCCGCTTTGACAGCACGGGCACGGCCGCAGGTGGCATCCGCTGGTCGGATGCCATCAATCCAGCGCATCATTGCGGCTACGCTTTCGCGACACTGAGTGTGAGTGGCGTGGAGAAGCTGGCGGATACGGTGGAGATCCCAGCGGGCAAAGAAGTGGTCATCACACGCTTCTTTGCGGTCGGTACATCGCCAGCGCAGGCTGTGGGTGAGGTGCTGGCTGTGAAGGGTGAAAAAACGGGTGAGGTGAAGGGCCAGATCGTGGGCACGGATGGCAAAGGTATCTCCACGGCGACGATCCATGTGCCTTTGGGAAAGAGCAGCGTCGCTGCCTATGCGGATGCGGAGGGCTATTACAGCTTCAAGATGCCGCTGGGGGCTGCGGAGCTGAAGATCGACGATTTAGGCCGTCCGCAGGCGGTGGTGAGCTTCAGCGTGGCAGAGGGCAGCATTCAGCCGCCAAAGCTCACGCTGCCAAATGCCGCACGCATCCGCTTTGAGATCAGTGACGAGGCTGGGGCTGCTATCCCGTGTAAGGCACACTTCACGCCGCTGGATGCTGCTGCGCCGAAGCTGGATCTGGGGCCAAAACATCGTGCCCATGGCTGTGTGGATCAGTATCACAGTGAGAATGGCCGCTTCACCCAGCAGCTCCCGCCGGGGAAGTATCGCGTCGTCGTGGTGCGTGGGCCGGAATATGGCCATCTGATCCAGGAGGTGACACTGGAGGCCGCGAAGGAGCATGTTTTCAAAGGGACGCTCAAGCGGCTGGTGAATACGAAGGGCTGGATCAGTGCGGATTTTCACAATCACAGCACGCCCAGCGGTGACAACGTCTGCTATACGGACGGACGGCTGATCAACATCGCGGCGGAGCACCTGGAGTTCGCTCCCACGACGGAGCACAATCGGCTCTACGACTGGGAACCGACGATCAAGGCTCTGGGACTGGAAAAGCACATCAAAACGGTCAAAGGCATGGAGCTGACGGGTAGCAGGCAGCACTTCAATGCCTTCCCCTTTGAGCCAGATGCGCTGAAGCAGGATGGGGGTGCTCCTGTGTGGAATGATGATCCGCGTATCACCGCGCTGACACTGCGCCGCTGGCAGGGGGAGCGGGCGGATCGCTGGATTCAGTTCAATCACCCTGATCTGAGCAATATGTTCATCGACCGTGATAGCGATGGCATCGCGGATGGTGGCTTCATCGGTGTGGGGGCGATGATCGACGGTAGCGAGAGCCAAAACGGCCCCGGCACGGATATTTTGGCCGAGGCGCCGTATCGTCTGAGCCGTCCGGCGGGCAGTATCGCGACGAAGGTGAGCACGGTGCGTGAATTCATCTGGCGGCAGCTTTTGAATCAAGGGCTGCGTGTCACGGCGGTGGGGGTGGCGGATGCGCACTCGGTTTATGGCAATGGTGTGGGCTGCTGGCGCTGCTACCTGCCGAGCCGGAGCGATGAGCCGCAGCAGATCGACTGGGCGGAGCTCTCTCCGCATGCGAAGGCGGGTCATATCGTGCTCTCCACGGGGCCCTTTCTGGAGGTGACGACGCAAAATGGCAAAATCGCAGGTGACGATGACCGCGCCACGGGTGGGACGGAGTTGCATGTGCGTGTGCAGTGCACGGACTGGATGGACATCGACCGCGTCCAGGTGCTGGTGAACGCACGGCCTGATCCGAAGCTGAACTTCACGCGTGCCACGCATGCCGCGATGTTCAAAGACGGTGTGGTGAAGTTCGATGAGAAGATCCACATCCCGTTGCAAAAGGATGCGCACCTCATCGTGGTCGCGATCGATGAGGATGGGAATGAGGAGATCGGCTTTGGGACCAGTGATTACGCAAAGATGCGGCCTTGTGCGTATAACAACCCGATCTACATCGACGTGGATGGTGGCGGCTTCACGCCGAATGGCGATACGCTGGGTTTTGATCTGCCTGCTGGCCGAATCGACGTGGATAAGGCCAAAGCGCTGCTCTCACGCCTGGAGAAGTGA
- the ffh gene encoding signal recognition particle protein, producing the protein MFSSLTEKLELAFKKLRGQAKISESNVADAMEDIRMALLEADVDFKVAKELVTAVKTQAVGAEVLRTVSPGQQIVKIFHDELVKILGVAAPLNLDPPQRILMTGLNGAGKTTTSAKLASWLKKQGRRPLLLALDLYRPAAIQQLQVLGQQLAVPVFAPAAGETDPVKAAKAALEWLKAQGAGIAIFDTAGRQDLDEELLAELKRVRDIVQPSETLLVADAATGQQAVSVAQKFNDAVGITGLIMTKLDGDARGGALLSMRQVTGRPVKFLGTGEKTDQLEVFHPDRMAQRILDMGDVVSLVEKATEEIDEKEAMKMAERMQSNKFDFNDMLAQMRMMKKLTSGGGIGGLLGMLPGMSKMKDMVSNDDADRKMKHTEALILSMTPKERSRPEIINGQRRKRICNGAGRPVMEMNQLLKQFEMMKKMMKNQGAMMQMASAMMGGGGGGMGGLGSLLGGLGGGLGARGGQMPKLPPGMKLPKF; encoded by the coding sequence ATGTTCTCCTCCCTTACCGAAAAACTCGAACTCGCCTTCAAGAAGCTGCGCGGCCAAGCCAAGATCAGCGAATCCAATGTCGCAGATGCGATGGAGGATATCCGCATGGCGCTGCTAGAGGCCGATGTGGATTTTAAAGTGGCGAAGGAACTCGTCACCGCGGTCAAAACACAGGCGGTAGGTGCTGAGGTGCTGCGCACGGTCTCACCAGGCCAGCAGATCGTGAAAATCTTCCACGATGAATTGGTGAAAATCCTTGGCGTGGCAGCTCCGCTCAATCTCGATCCGCCGCAGCGCATCCTCATGACCGGCCTCAATGGAGCTGGCAAGACGACCACCTCGGCGAAGCTGGCGAGCTGGCTCAAGAAGCAAGGCCGTCGCCCGCTGCTCCTCGCGCTCGATTTGTACCGCCCAGCAGCGATCCAGCAGCTCCAGGTGCTCGGGCAACAGCTAGCCGTGCCGGTCTTTGCTCCCGCAGCAGGGGAGACCGATCCGGTGAAAGCGGCCAAGGCCGCGCTCGAATGGCTGAAGGCCCAAGGCGCTGGTATCGCGATTTTTGACACCGCTGGTCGTCAGGACCTCGATGAGGAGCTGCTCGCTGAGCTGAAAAGAGTCCGCGACATCGTCCAGCCTAGTGAGACGCTGCTCGTCGCCGATGCTGCCACTGGCCAGCAGGCTGTGAGTGTGGCGCAGAAGTTCAATGACGCTGTCGGCATCACCGGCCTCATCATGACGAAGCTGGATGGCGATGCTCGCGGCGGTGCCTTGCTCTCCATGCGGCAGGTGACGGGCCGGCCGGTGAAGTTCCTCGGCACGGGGGAGAAGACGGATCAGCTCGAAGTCTTTCACCCGGATCGTATGGCGCAGCGCATCCTCGATATGGGTGACGTGGTCAGCCTTGTCGAAAAAGCGACAGAGGAGATCGACGAGAAAGAGGCCATGAAAATGGCCGAGCGCATGCAGAGCAACAAATTCGACTTCAACGACATGCTCGCCCAGATGCGCATGATGAAGAAGCTCACCTCAGGCGGTGGCATCGGTGGCCTGCTAGGCATGCTGCCGGGGATGAGCAAGATGAAGGACATGGTCAGCAATGACGACGCCGACCGTAAAATGAAGCACACGGAGGCACTCATCCTGTCCATGACGCCGAAAGAGAGGTCTCGCCCCGAGATCATCAATGGCCAGCGCCGCAAACGCATCTGCAACGGTGCGGGACGCCCCGTCATGGAAATGAATCAGCTCCTGAAGCAGTTCGAGATGATGAAAAAGATGATGAAGAACCAGGGTGCCATGATGCAGATGGCCAGCGCCATGATGGGCGGCGGAGGCGGCGGCATGGGCGGCCTCGGTAGCCTGCTCGGCGGTCTTGGCGGTGGCCTCGGTGCCCGTGGCGGCCAGATGCCCAAGCTCCCGCCGGGCATGAAGTTGCCGAAGTTTTGA
- a CDS encoding Txe/YoeB family addiction module toxin — MKVTFSDQGWEDYLYWQETDRRMLKRINALIKDIQRSPHDGIGKPEPLRHGLAGFWSRRIDDEHRLVYWITDTALEIAQCRHHYHK; from the coding sequence ATGAAGGTGACCTTTTCGGACCAAGGTTGGGAAGACTATCTCTACTGGCAGGAAACTGACCGCCGTATGCTGAAGCGAATCAACGCGCTAATCAAAGACATCCAACGCAGCCCCCACGACGGCATCGGCAAACCAGAGCCGCTGCGACATGGGCTCGCGGGATTCTGGTCACGCCGCATCGACGATGAGCACCGACTGGTCTATTGGATCACAGACACCGCATTGGAAATCGCCCAATGCCGCCACCACTATCATAAATAA
- a CDS encoding formylglycine-generating enzyme family protein yields MKHSRFIKTLLALLLGGTVLLGVTNAPVGPAVWRNSLGMDFVPIPVRAREVRMAVVETQEAQMRTFRKERNIAQSAKVGFFASKTPAAYVDWYEAVAFCEWLTQKERAAGLISSQARYRLPTDREWSCAVGIGEHEAVKGTPEDKSNRIGDLHPWGSAWPPPEGAGNLCGEESQSDFPDCYIQGYRDGLAGGKLRSRASAANALGLYDLAGSLWEWCEDPFRADKEDWRVLRGGSWKSMNRHTLLSSHRTHDPRGYRSDSVGFRCVLEGR; encoded by the coding sequence ATGAAGCACTCCCGATTCATCAAAACTCTGCTGGCGCTGCTGTTAGGTGGCACTGTGCTGCTCGGTGTGACAAACGCTCCAGTGGGCCCTGCGGTGTGGAGAAATAGTCTGGGCATGGATTTCGTGCCGATACCTGTGCGTGCGCGGGAGGTGCGGATGGCCGTCGTGGAGACGCAGGAAGCACAAATGCGGACTTTCCGAAAAGAGCGGAATATCGCGCAATCGGCGAAAGTGGGCTTTTTCGCATCCAAGACGCCAGCGGCCTATGTGGACTGGTATGAAGCTGTGGCATTCTGCGAATGGTTGACTCAAAAAGAGCGAGCCGCTGGCCTGATCAGCTCACAGGCTCGCTATCGCCTACCGACTGATCGTGAGTGGAGCTGCGCGGTGGGAATCGGTGAGCATGAGGCCGTGAAGGGTACACCAGAGGATAAATCCAATCGTATTGGTGATCTGCATCCGTGGGGCAGTGCATGGCCGCCGCCGGAGGGGGCTGGGAATCTCTGCGGTGAGGAGTCGCAGTCCGATTTCCCCGATTGCTACATCCAGGGCTATCGAGATGGCCTAGCAGGTGGGAAGCTCCGATCACGTGCCTCTGCCGCGAATGCCCTGGGGCTGTATGATCTCGCTGGGAGTCTGTGGGAATGGTGTGAGGATCCATTCCGTGCGGATAAGGAAGACTGGCGTGTGCTGCGCGGCGGCTCGTGGAAGAGCATGAATCGACACACACTGCTCTCATCCCATCGCACGCATGATCCACGCGGCTATCGCAGTGATAGTGTGGGCTTCCGCTGTGTCTTGGAGGGGCGCTGA